The following coding sequences are from one Haliotis asinina isolate JCU_RB_2024 chromosome 3, JCU_Hal_asi_v2, whole genome shotgun sequence window:
- the LOC137278757 gene encoding uncharacterized protein — protein MDEKESSVLDHQPGALVSSVLDHQTGALASSVQDHQSGALVSSLLDHQTGAFASSVLDHQPGALVSSVLYHQPGALTSSVLDHQPGALVSSVLDHQTGALASSVQDHQSGALVSSLLDHQTGAFASSVLDHQPGALVSSVLYHQPGALTSSVLDHQPGALVSSGLDLWSGALTSLPTAPYKLKLNFLTPTPKVADL, from the exons ATGGATGAAAAAG AAAGTTCTGTGCTGGATCACCAGCCTGGGGCTTTAGTCAGCTCTGTGCTGGATCACCAGACTGGGGCTTTAGCCAGTTCTGTGCAGGATCACCAGTCTGGGGCTTTAGTCAGCTCTCTGCTGGATCACCAGACTGGGGCTTTCGCCAGTTCTGTGCTGGATCACCAGCCTGGGGCTTTAGTCAGCTCTGTGCTATATCACCAGCCTGGGGCTTTAACCAGTTCTGTGCTGGATCACCAGCCTGGGGCTTTAGTCAGCTCTGTGCTGGATCACCAGACTGGGGCTTTAGCCAGTTCTGTGCAGGATCACCAGTCTGGGGCTTTAGTCAGCTCTCTGCTGGATCACCAGACTGGGGCTTTCGCCAGTTCTGTGCTGGATCACCAGCCTGGGGCTTTAGTCAGCTCTGTGCTATATCACCAGCCTGGGGCTTTAACCAGTTCTGTGCTGGATCACCAGCCTGGGGCTTTAGTCAGTTCTGGGCTGGATCTCTGGTCTGGGGCTTTAACCAGTTTGCCTACCGCGCCCTataaactaaaactaaacttcCTCACTCCAACCCCAAAAGTAGCAGACCTTTGA
- the LOC137276663 gene encoding probable E3 ubiquitin-protein ligase MID2, whose amino-acid sequence MDDDMRRQLSCSVCLDLYTEPLLLPCLHSLCRQCVHSLVSSLITECPECKNEIPRNLSTLPKNFPLSSMVAIYKQSMTHSSRSPADNVSTRVSGEQEQTTGNTVTSSGQRSWSSYEPSFNRQCSTCDPGNNTPSEIACLTGSIAFCAPCLEEYHPKDNSHALVSLEEVETTTNCAICSSSSVTTCIECEMSFCMSCLEDYHPTTSSAPGHTLRSTDTQTTSRHSGSVFLTGGLEGRQLSQPCPPQAQTRDAIGPSAPPMSSLAQSYHSIRSRGMQERGQATLSVGAVTNDRHIQEELLQVHTFQQRVILELLEAFEKIRHET is encoded by the exons ATGGATGATGACATGAGAAGACAGTTGTCATGCTCCGTGTGCCTGGACTTGTATACAGAACCCCTTTTACTTCCGTGTCTTCACTCTCTATGTCGGCAATGTGTGCACAGTCTGGTGTCTTCCTTAATCACAGAGTGTCCAGAATGCAAAAATGAGATACCACGAAATCTAAGCACACTGCCAAAAAACTTTCCATTGAGCAGCATGGTTGCCATTTACAAACAGTCGATGACCCATTCTTCCCGATCTCCTGCCGACAATGTATCGACACGTGTTTCCGGAGAACAGGAGCAGACGACAGGAAacacagtgacgtcatcaggTCAGAGGTCGTGGTCTTCTTATGAGCCCAGCTTCAACAGACAGTGCAGCACTTGTGACCCAGGCAATAATACCCCTTCAGAGATCGCATGTCTAACAGGCAGCATCGCCTTCTGTGCGCCATGTTTGGAAGAATATCACCCGAAAGACAACAGCCATGCTCTTGTTTCTCTTGAAGAAGTGGAAACG ACTACTAACTGCGCCATCTGCAGCTCTTCCTCAGTCACCACATGtattgagtgtgagatgtcttTCTGCATGTCATGTCTAGAGGACTACCACCCAACAACAAGTTCAGCTCCTGGCCACACCCTTCGATCAACTGATACTCAAACCACAAGCCGCCACAGTGGCAGTGTTTTTCTTACCGGAGGCCTTGAAGGACGCCAGCTGTCTCAACCATGCCCACCACAAGCACAGACACGAGATGCCATTGGGCCATCGGCTCCTCCGATGTCCTCCCTTGCACAAAGTTACCATAGTATCAGATCACGTGGGATGCAGGAAAGAGGCCAAGCGACCTTGTCTGTAGGGGCAGTTACAAATGACAGACACATTCAG GAAGAACTGCTGCAAGTACACACTTTTCAACAACGCGTTATTCTGGAACTGTTGGAGGCGTTTGAGAAGATCCGTCATGAG ACTTGA